A single Musa acuminata AAA Group cultivar baxijiao chromosome BXJ2-1, Cavendish_Baxijiao_AAA, whole genome shotgun sequence DNA region contains:
- the LOC103969190 gene encoding protein PLASTID MOVEMENT IMPAIRED 2-like, protein MANKLERQSMKQAKDHESMVQELEKVKLELSRLKLDVASASEAKADAEKEATASGLRAVCVLHSVEELRKKIDESDEEHALVELARIEAEREHREIEARRVAEAAEFSNRVDAARKTFDDLNQETIHHEELQMKLNITQSSISLLQAELESVRAKDKNKKKKKKKEEQESSWRSSSLDAAKAELLAAKEELDLVKEEGFKFMNSMDLIRKELDRIAQETRQLEKLEKKAESSVLRLDSNLLKAKTKLEATTVAEERATTMGSKLSTTLNQLQAETEAAQKETQLIVQEAIGVRSQIANTDSEISSAEEKLQAVVQELRAAKASEATAFEKLKSVTKQTTTRVRASLTQCSASIPISETEHDYLVSNAAAAQVVSSKKVAAAQAWMEALTDRERNARVKAELIEKELRELKAVEVRELHETQRSVFARRSLEEDLNQLMKQIEEEDEQLSEEKPRKAVMPRSRSIKIRRIPSSPGTPRQVRSPLIVIKKRTKVMPNLVRFLRDGRGRRT, encoded by the coding sequence ATGGCTAACAAATTAGAGCGTCAATCCATGAAGCAAGCAAAGGATCATGAGTCGATGGTACAGGAACTAGAAAAGGTGAAGCTTGAACTCAGCCGGCTGAAGCTTGACGTCGCCTCCGCATCGGAGGCAAAGGCCGATGCCGAGAAGGAAGCTACAGCGTCGGGTCTGCGAGCCGTGTGCGTTCTTCACTCGGTGGAGGAGCTCAGAAAGAAGATAGACGAATCGGACGAAGAGCATGCGTTGGTCGAGCTTGCTCGGATCGAGGCCGAAAGGGAGCACCGAGAAATAGAAGCTCGAAGAGTCGCCGAGGCCGCAGAGTTCTCCAACAGAGTCGACGCTGCCAGGAAGACATTCGACGATCTTAACCAAGAAACCATCCACCATGAGGAACTCCAGATGAAGCTTAACATCACCCAATCATCCATCAGCCTGTTGCAGGCAGAACTGGAGTCGGTTCGAGCAAAGgacaagaataagaagaagaagaagaagaaggaagaacaaGAAAGTTCATGGCGCAGTTCCTCCTTGGATGCTGCCAAAGCCGAACTTTTGGCAGCAAAAGAAGAATTGGATTTGGTCAAGGAAGAGGGGTTTAAGTTCATGAACTCGATGGATCTCATCAGAAAGGAGTTGGATCGGATTGCCCAAGAGACTCGTCAGCTGGAGAAACTAGAGAAGAAAGCAGAATCCAGTGTTCTTCGGCTCGACTCCAACCTTCTGAAAGCCAAGACCAAGTTGGAAGCCACGACAGTGGCTGAGGAGAGGGCTACAACCATGGGTTCCAAACTCTCCACCACACTGAACCAACTCCAAGCAGAGACAGAAGCAGCACAGAAGGAGACACAACTGATTGTCCAAGAGGCTATCGGTGTCCGAAGCCAAATCGCCAACACCGACTCGGAGATCAGCTCAGCGGAGGAGAAACTGCAGGCGGTGGTGCAGGAGCTACGCGCGGCTAAAGCATCAGAAGCTACGGCGTTCGAGAAGCTGAAGAGTGTCACCAAGCAAACCACCACGAGGGTTAGAGCTTCCTTAACTCAATGCAGCGCCAGCATACCCATCTCCGAGACCGAGCACGACTACCTGGTGAGCAACGCAGCAGCAGCCCAAGTGGTCTCGAGTAAGAAGGTGGCAGCGGCTCAGGCATGGATGGAAGCGTTGACGGACAGAGAGAGGAACGCGCGGGTGAAGGCGGAGCTCATCGAGAAGGAGTTGCGGGAGCTCAAAGCGGTGGAAGTGCGGGAACTTCACGAGACGCAACGGTCGGTGTTTGCCAGGAGATCCTTAGAAGAGGATCTAAACCAACTGATGAAACAGATCGAGGAAGAAGATGAACAGCTTTCGGAAGAGAAACCAAGGAAAGCCGTAATGCCAAGGTCAAGAAGCATCAAGATAAGACGGATTCCATCATCGCCGGGGACTCCTCGACAGGTTCGTTCCCCGTTGATTGTGATCAAGAAGAGGACGAAGGTGATGCCCAATCTGGTGCGGTTTCTCAGGGATGGAAGAGGCCGCAGGACGTGA